TTATTTGATggtgcttgattttttttttatttcatcagTCATCCTCTTCTTTACAACTTGTTGGTTGGTCTTAGGTTCGATATGATTTATTTGATggtgcttgatttttttttatttcatcagTCATCCTCTTCCCTTCCCATGTCTCGGTGGGGAAGAACCTAGGGGAGGTTATCAATCTCTGTCCCCTCCACTAGAGCTAGGGAGCTAAGTGCATGCACTATTGATGGTCCGCATATGTCTTCTGCGCCTTACAGGGACTAAAGGATAAGAGAAATTTTAGGTCATTGAGAAATTATCTTGagatatttaaattttatattaaaatttttgATATATCAAGGTACCTACTACTAGGAGGTATCGAATTTTACATTAGAAAACGTGGTATTTGTAAATACCTTTCAAGGATAACAGGGAGCTAGAAAGAAATTGAGTTATATATGTTCATCTCGGTGGCATATATAAGAGCAATTAGATCCTTTTGCATTGGATGGTAGTTTGCCAATTGGAGCTTTTTGGATTggcaaaaatatatatgcatgtctACGAAAGAATTCTGCTTGTGAACTGGCAAAAGTATTACCATTGTATAAGATGGTTCCAATGTTGTGTACTTGTAGAGAATATTTGACTATACATCCTGTTCATATTAGTACCTACCAAGATCTATTAAAAAATTGTACTCGCTCTATGTAcacattgtttttttattggacATTAATTGATAATCACcatagatagatatatgtaaGTAATTAACATCTTATAGAGCTTTGGAGTGGCTGCTTCATGTTACCTATAAGGTTCCATATTAGGGTCTACCAAAATGGAGATAATTATATATTTCAGGTCCTTAAAAATACCTAACATGCACATCTTAATATCTTATATGTAAGCTAATAgtactaaaataaaatattatcagtTAGAGACGATCATAAAAAGTTTCTGTATATATAAGCCGATGGATCATCTATCCTTTATGCATTGCCAGCCTAGTGCCTAAAATTAACTTCGTTTACCATGACGACAAGTGTCTTGCCGCTACTACTACTCCACATCTTCATCCTCTCGTCCATGGGCTctcatggccatggccatggtgATGGAGGAGCTGAGAATCGCGAGCACTACATTGTCGTGGAAACCAGCTCCTTGTTGAAGCCCAAAGCCATCTGCTCCGGTCTCAAGGGTAATGTGTTAACGTAATTCTGCAGTAATTACTTACTAATTAACTGCTGATTAATTTAGGCTTGCTTAATGTACGCCTAATACGTGTACATGAGTACATGCGTGCAGCAATGCCATCCAGCAATGGCACGTGGGTGGCGCTGCACCGCCCCTACGGCccgtgctcgccgtcgccgacgacaacctcgccgccgttgttggTCGACATGCTACGCTGGGACAAGCTCCACACCGACGCCATCCGGAGgaaggccaccgccggcggcgacgtcgtgcTTGAGCCGGACAAGCCGATCGTCGACGTGCAGCAGTCGGACTACAAGATGCAGGCGAGCTTCGGCATCGGCACCGGTGGCAGAtcgggctcgtcgtcgtcgtcgtcgtcaagaATCAGCCGCCCGTCGGCGATCGACGACCCCATCCTGGCGCAGCCGATGTCCATCGACACCAGCATCGACCTGCCATGGATCCAGTGCGCGCCGTGCCCCATGCCGGAGTGCTACCCGCAGCAGAACGCCTTGTTTGACCCGAGGAGGTCGAggacctccgccgccgtgccgtgcggctccgccgcctgcggcgagctcggccgCTACGGCGCTGGTTGCTCCAACAACCAGTGCCAGTACTTCGTcgactacggcgacggcagggcCACCTCGGGGACGTACATGGTGGACGCCCTCACGCTCAACCCGAGCACCGTCGTCATGAACTTCCGCTTCGGCTGCAGCCACGCCGTGCGCGGCAACTTCAgcgcctccacctccggcaCCATGTTCGCGAGGACGCCGCTGGTGCGTAACCCGAGCATCATCCCGACGCTGTACCTGGTTCGCCTCAGGGGCATCGAggtcggcgggcggcggctgaaCGTGCCGCCGGTGgtgttcgccggcggcgcggtgaTGGACTCGAGCGTGATCATCACGCAGCTGCCGCCGACGGCGTACAGGGCGCTGCGGCTGGCGTTCCGGAGCGCCATGGCGGCGTACCCGCGGGTGGCGGGAGGGAGGGCCGGGCTGGACACCTGCTACGACTTCGTCCGGTTCACGAGCGTGACGGTGCCGGCGGTGTCGCTGGtgttcgacggcggcgcggtggtgagGCTGGACGCGATGGGAGTCATGGTGGAGGGGTGCCTCGCGTTCGTGCCGACGCCGGGAGACTTCGCGCTCGGCTTCATCGGGAACGTGCAGCAGCAGACGCACGAGGTGCTCTACGACGTCGTCGGCGGCTCCGTCGGCTTCCGCCGTGGCGCCTGCTGACGACCGCACCTTGTGATCGACCCGTTTAAtttgagatttgctccggtaaaaaaaaaaaaaaacagtacctCAAGGTCCGGTACTTCATGACACCAAATTATTTCTGATCGTTATATCTAATTGGGTAGAATGGACATTGATATATCCAACGATGAGGAATGATTTGGTACTGTGAGTTACCGGTACTTCaagatactttttgttggatCAAAGCAAATCTCGCTTAATTTACATCCCTATCTATGCCAAATAAATCTTCAAAATGCATGTTTTTATTCATAACGTGCTATAACGTTATTAGGTTTTGTGCATTGTCTATATAACTATGGTGTAACCGTGTAAGTTATGTATTAAACTTCGaggcaaatataattaatttgcCGTGCTAAAAACctgtatagttttttttttctcttaaaacaACTGTTATAACGCACGACCCGAATATAATTCAAAGTCAAAACATATCATTAGACAACAAAACATACCTGATGATGCTTGCATATATCTATAGTAGCAGTAGTTGCTGGTGGTTTGGCTGACGTATAAGGAATGTGACGCAACGCATGGCATGTGGTGTTACATCACGTACGCTTACGTACGTGGAAAACGTGGTTCGCAGATCCTCACCAACTGGTCATGCGAACCATGCAACAAGCAGGTGGTTTCCCAAAGTTATTAGTGATGGAGCTGGAACGAAATGGAGAGATGTGCTATCCGTTTATTTTGCTCTACTAATTTAGAGAGTGCGAGTTCGTATGGATTGAGGGATATATACATAGTGAAAATATATAActatagctattttttttaccagGTTCCTAAGCATCCCCTCTCCTATCTAGTTCCGCCCCTACCAAAGTTAAATCCTGTCTATGGCTAACTACAAAATTACTTTATATTGTAGGATGAAGGAAAGAAGTAGCAACTAC
The Oryza sativa Japonica Group chromosome 6, ASM3414082v1 DNA segment above includes these coding regions:
- the LOC136351189 gene encoding aspartyl protease family protein At5g10770-like: MTTSVLPLLLLHIFILSSMGSHGHGHGDGGAENREHYIVVETSSLLKPKAICSGLKAMPSSNGTWVALHRPYGPCSPSPTTTSPPLLVDMLRWDKLHTDAIRRKATAGGDVVLEPDKPIVDVQQSDYKMQASFGIGTGGRSGSSSSSSSRISRPSAIDDPILAQPMSIDTSIDLPWIQCAPCPMPECYPQQNALFDPRRSRTSAAVPCGSAACGELGRYGAGCSNNQCQYFVDYGDGRATSGTYMVDALTLNPSTVVMNFRFGCSHAVRGNFSASTSGTMFARTPLVRNPSIIPTLYLVRLRGIEVGGRRLNVPPVVFAGGAVMDSSVIITQLPPTAYRALRLAFRSAMAAYPRVAGGRAGLDTCYDFVRFTSVTVPAVSLVFDGGAVVRLDAMGVMVEGCLAFVPTPGDFALGFIGNVQQQTHEVLYDVVGGSVGFRRGAC